The DNA sequence GCGGGTCATGTCCCGGAAGATGCGGCTGGCGGGCAGCTCGCTTATCGGGATGCATCGGAGCACCAGCACGCGTGTGGGAGTCGGCGGCACGTACGGGACGAAGCCCGACCCCTCATCCCATTCGGCACCAAGACGATTCAGCAGTTCCACGTCGGCGAGATCGGTGTCGTGAATCCCGAAACAGACGTCGCTGCCTGGGTAGAAGTCAACCGTCCCGATGTTCGTGGCGCCCTCGAACCGCAGCGACGGGTTGCGCACGTTGAAGATGAGGGTGGGGGGCTCCCCGTCGTGGGGGAAGAAGTCCTTCCACGCTCGATCCCTGAACGCACCCGCCTCGCTGCGGCGATTCATGACGTGATCGCCTTCCCGCACGGTGATGAGCGCGAGCGCGCGGCCGGTCTCGTCGCGGAACGCTTGAGCGCGAGCCGTGTAGATCCCCCCGTACACCTCCCACATGTGCTGATCGGCGGTGCGGCCGGGTCGGGGCGTTCCGTTCGCGTCGTTGCTATCGCGTTCCATTTCGCCTCAATCAGTTCCGTTGATGAACAAGGTGACTGGCATCCCGGGGAACAGCCGTCCATCACCATTTGGGAATCTACGGCCCTGGGGCGACAACGGCGGCGAGCAACCTGCTACCAAGGCACTGATGCTGACGCGGTTCTAGGCTTCCGGGATGCTCTCGCAGTGGCTTCCCCTACTGGGTTCGGTGATCGTTGCGAGCGGGGCGCTCGGCGGGGTCATGCTGAGCAACCGGCGCGCAGACCGACGGGAACGTGAGAAACATCGCCGTGACCAGCTGGCCGCAGCGGTAAGTGAACTGCTGGCTCGCGTTGAGGAGGCCTCCCGCCAGGCGCTCTCCATGCAGAAGATCGCGGGGAAGTACCAGCGAGAGACCGGTCAGCCAGCGTTGCACTTGGGCAAGCTCGCCGACGAGGTGGTGCCGGCCTCCGATGCTTTCGACGCGTTGATGACCAAGGCCCGGGTCGCCCAGCACAGGGTGGAACTACTCGAGCCTCAGCTGGAGGTTCCGGCGTTGCAGTTGGTCGCCTGGTGTCTCCTGCAGGCACGCCCCGCTGTGCTCAACGAGAAGGTGGAGCTGAGCACGTTCCAGAAGGCGCAGCACACCGAGATGCAGGCACTGATCGAGGCGTACCGAACGCTGGGGTAACCGCGGCCAGGTGTCAGAAGGTATCGATCTGCTGCAGCTCATCCGGGAACGGTTCGGCGTCGATGGGTCGTCGCTCCTCGACGATCGTCTCCAACACTCCCTGCCGTCGCATCGCTTCGCCGCGGTGCTGGCCATTCCCCCAGCTGACCTCCTCCCCGGGCTCGCGGTCCAGACTCATCGGGTCGTCGAACAAGCTGCGCACGGCCTCGCTCATCGCGACGGGCAAGTCCGCGGGGATGTTCTCCCGCTGTCCGGCGCGAAGCGCGATAGCGGTGGCCTCCACCCAGTCGACGGCCAGGTATCTGGCCATGTCCCGGAACAGGTCACTCTCCGGCAGTTCGCTCACCGTGATCCGGCGGAGCACCACCGCAGTGGTGGGCGGCGGCGGGGTGTACGAGACGTACCCGGTGCCCTCGTCCCACTCGGCTCCAAGCCGGTCCAGCTGCGCCCGCAACTCGGAGTCGATCCGGGGAGTGCGCCTGAGTAGCCCCTCGTCATCGAACTCGATCTCGACGACTGTCGGCCAATCCTTGAACCACAGGCGCGGGTTCAGCAGGTTGGCGATCAACTTGGGAGGCGCAGAGTCCTTCGGGAAGAACTCCTTCCAGATGGTCCGCTGGTATCTCTCGGCGTTGTTGATGTGACTGGCTGCGAAATCACCCTCGCGCAAGGTGATCAGGGCGAGGCCCTGCCCCGTCTCGCCGCGGAAGACCTGGACGCGGGAGGTCCTGAGTTTGTCCAGGTGCCACATGTGCACGTCCGCCTTGCGGCCGGGCCGGTACCGGAGTCGTCGAAGTGTCGTTGCAATCGACTTGCGGGTCACCATGGATCTGATTCTTGAGCGGCCTCGCCCATCGTGGGGGCGACGCGCCGCCTCTGATTTGGACCGCCTCGTCAGATCACAACTTCGACCCTGCGTGTCAACAGAGCATCGAGGAGTGCCGCCCGCGTCGTTTGAACTCTTTCTGCCTCGACGGACGTCGCGCGAAGCTGCCTATCAACGGCTTCGAGAGCGTCTGCGATCGAGATCTGCGTCGCGACCGGAGGTATCGGCACGACGAGTCTCGCCAGGTTGTCGCGAGACACACGGACAACCTTGGTGTCCGTGTACACATGTTGCACCTGCTCGCGGAATCCGGGTGACGCGAACAGGTACGACGCAAATCTGGGCTCCAGTGGATGACTGAGGATGTAGGCGTCATCGTGTACCGCCACAGAATCCTCACCGAGCCAGGCAACTGCTTTGAGCACACCCTCGACGTTCTCGCTGGTTCCTGCGATCACAAGATCACCCGGCTTCGCGAAGCGCAGCTTCGAGCGCATCGCTTCGGGAAGTCTCGAGTGCACTTCCGAAGTGACCGCACCGAAGTCCGTGTGGATCTGCGAGTAGTGAATACACCCGATGCCACTGTCGACATAGTCGGACTTGACAAATCTCTTTCCGCGCGTGAGCGGGCCGAGGTCGCCTACGGCACTGTCGGTCCAAGACTCGTCTCGCCGCCTGAGTAGCTCGGCGAGGATGGCGGTCCGAGCCGCCTGGACCGCCGCGGCCTCTACCTCAAGCGCACTGCGCACCGCGTCCACTGACTCAATGATCTCAACGATGCGTTCTTGGACAGGTCTGGGAGGAAACGGGATCCGGTGGGCTTCGAACCGGTCGGGCTTCCACTCCGATCGGCCTTCGGCTCCTTGCCTTGCGGAGTCGATGGCTTCGAGAGTCGCTCGACGTTGGAAGGTCAGCTTGAGGAACTCAGGCACGAGGCCAGGACCGACTTCGTATGTCGGGAACTTGTTCGTGACGATCGCGCCATCCAGGTCTTCCGGCAGGACGTCGAACGGACCACGCTGGGAGTCGAGGATGCAGTAGATGAAGTCACCCGCCCGCGCGCGATACATCTTCGTCCGAAGCTGACGCCCTGTCTTCACGCTGCGGATGTAGACACCGGTTCCGTATCGGATTCCGAGCGACGAGTACTCGACGTCAGGGTCGAGCTTGACCGGCTCGACCCTACGCTCGGCGTGCTCACCAATCGTCGTGGTCGGCCAATCAGGCATCAAAGCCACCGATCCCGGCCTCGGACAGGATCTGCATCATCCGCTCCTGCGCAGCTTCACGCTCAGCGCGAGCCTCTTGCCAGTTGGAGAGCGCTTCATCAAGGTCATGCGATTCCGTCTGCGGCCAAGGATTAGGCCTCACGCCACGCGCGACCAGGCCACCGTCGGCATCGAAGATCGGCGAACGCCAGGACCTCGCCTCGGCGTCCTCCGCTCCGTCTCGGACGGCCCTGAGCGCATTCGCGGAAAGCGCACCCCAACGCCCGGTGTCCCGACGGCCATGCGCGACCTGGACCTGGTGGCCATCGTCCTCCATGTCCAAGAAAGTCACCAGCGCATCGCGATCATGCCCATTCGCCGTCTTCGTGAAGCCGAAGATCGACGTCTTGACGCCTCGCTTCTGTTCAAAAAAGAGTTGCTGAGGCATGTCGATCACGAAGTCGAGCTTGGCCCGCTCGAGGATCGCGAGCGCTGCCTTCTGGTTTGGGCTCTTCGCAAGGGTGTTGTTCGGCATGATGATCACCAGCCGACCGCCGTCCTCCAAGTACTCGATGGCGGACATCGTGAAGTTGATCGGGTTGTCGTTCTCGTACGGCGGGTTGATAACGCACTTCGTCGGCTTCAGGCTCTTCACGTACTTGCGGAGCTTCTCGTCGCTCTTGGCCACAGCGAACGACTTCCCATGCGTCACGAGAGAGTCTCTGTACAGCAGGTTCGACCGGCCGTCGCCATGCAGGAACATGTTCGAGCACGCAAGGGCGAACAGGATGGCGTCGAGTTCGAGCCCGATCAGCTGGTGGTCGTGGATACGATCGATGCGTTCCTCATCACCATGCGCCTTGTCGACGAGCTGCTCCATAGCGTCCATCAGGAATCCGCCGGACCCCATGCAGGTGTCTAGCACCACGTCATCGCGCTCAAGTCGAGCCAACTCCACCATGAAGGTCTTGATGTGGTCCGGTGTCAGGATGATGTTCTTGTTGTCCATCTTTCCGGCGCGCGACAGGAAAATCTTGTAGGCCCGCCCCAGGATGTCTCGCTTCACCGAGCTCTTCGAGGGCTGGTGCACTCGATTGTCGATGTCGTCGATGATGTCCTTGTATTCCCCCAAGGGAATGTCGATGGTCTTGACGAACGCGAAACGGTCCTTCCAGTCGATCATCTTCGACTCGGAGTTGATCTTCTTGTCCAGTTGCCGCTTAACCGCGTCGACGATCTGATCATTGAGGTATCGCGCTTCGACGAGACGGGTGTCTTCGGGAATCACCTGCGACTTGTAGACGGCCCGGAATTGCGGATCGTCCAACGCGATCATGAGCGCAGAGAAGAACAACGAGCGCTCGGTGTCCCGCACGCGGGAGTCCTTGTGGAACCGCTCGTTGAGTCGGATAAGAAAGCGGCGCAGCTCAGCATCTGAGAAGGGGTCACCGTGTGCCGCCGCTTGGTAGTGCTTCGTCAGCGTGGCTAGGCTGACCAGCGACCTCACGTCGTCGAGTTCTTCGATCTCCTCGCTGTCGCCCTTACGGAGGAAATGGGTGACTCGAAGTGACTCCTGTGTCTGCCCGGACAGCGCGATGCCGACGATGTCCGAGTGCGGCACGGCATTGGTGGTCATGTAGCTGCGCACATCAGCTTCCGCGGCGGCGTGATCGGACTTCAGTCCCGGCTCCCCCGACTTCGCCTCGACGACGATCAGCCACTCGCCCATGTCCTTGAAAAAGTCGGGGAAGCCGTCGCCAGTGGACCCGGCCCGCTTCGACTGGAAGCCGAACTTCTTCGGGATGTCCCGCTTCTCGACGAACGTCGACGCCCCGTAGAACTCCCGGAACAGATTCTCTGTCGTGCTCTCAGCCAAGTTCCACCCCTTCTGATCCGTGGTCTGGGGGCGTGCTCGAAGACAGTCCCTACTCGACTGGTCGACACTATCGGGTCGCCACCAGGCCAGCTGCCCGAAGTGCGTGATCCGACTCGGGTGGTGGGGCAACGTGGTGCTGCCGAAGCCGTCGGCCAGGTGCGACACCACTGCCCCCGGCTAGCTGGGCAGATCGAGCGTCGCCCCGGTCCGGCGCATCATCTCGAACGGGCCGGGCGACGACAGAGAGGCGATCTCAGGTCGTCAGTGATCATTGCTGTCCTCGGTTACTCCTCGGAGCCCGCGGGCGATGGTCTCGGTTCTCCGCCAGACGTCGTATGCACGGTCTATCAGCTGGTGGTGGCTGTCGACCGTTGCGATCGGCGCATCACCGACGGCGTGGATCAGGTAGTGCCATGTTGCGGCCCCGTGTACGGCGGCCTCGTACAGGGCGAGCTCGACCCACCGGTCACGGTTGTCGAGAATGCGCATCGCGGGTTCGGGGACGGGGTGGCCGCCGGCCTCACAGTGATTGTGGTAGTCGGTGTTCGGAAAGCGATGGTCCGCACGCTGGCGGATCTTGCCCGGCTGCCAACGTTGTAGCCGCGTCTGCCGATCCGACTTGAGCCATTCCCAGGCATCGTCCGGGTCGTTGGTCACCGCCCAGGCCAGGTACTCGACTTCGACGAGTTGTCGGACCAGGGCGGCACTGGCGTAGGCCCAACGGCCCATGGCAAGATACGCGGTGCTCGCGAGGAGTTCGCCGCCGATCGCCGCCACCAAGCCAGCGGGGAGGAGTCGGCGTGTCTGAGTGACCGTGAGATTGCCCTCGGCGGTGAGGTTCCTGGCGTCCGCCCCAAAAGTGACCATCCCGAGTGACAGCTCCTTGACGAGGTCGCGTCGCGAGCGACTTGGATGGGGCGTGTCTGTTTCCGGCATCCGCGCAGGCTATCGGCCCTGACACTCCCGCGGTCGGCGAACGCTCAACCTTCGGACACCGTTCGCTCGCCCCCGTTCCACTCCCGAGCAACCCCACGCAACTCGGTGCGCACCGCCGCGCGGCGCAGCTCCGGACGCGAGTGCCAGTGGCACATCCAGCAGCAGCACACGTTGGTGCCGGTGAATGCGAACTCCCAGTAGCGGCAGCCGATACGGCCGATCGACCACGCGGGGGGTCGAGGTCGGGCAAGTCGCACACGCGGCCAGCGCAGCGGTGAACGGCGTGCACGGCGACTTCACGGCGGGCGACGCGGACTCGGTAGGGGGTGTGGGCATCGGTACGGGACACGGCGGTCTCCTCAGACGGGCAGCCCCTCCGAGTCCGCAGATCGCCGTGGGATGGGGCTACGGCATGAGCGGTAGGCCGCCGGCCGGGAGGAGATAACCCATGGGAAGGGATCGTACGAGGGTGAGCTGGCAGGAGTCAGCCGAATACCCGACAGTCACCGCCGTCCCCGCTCGAACCGCCAGATCGCGTGATCGAGGGCCGTCGCTGACATCTCGAGTTCCGGCGCCGCGGCGGTCACGATCTCCGCGACGAACGCCGCGCCGACGCTGCGGCGCGGCACGTCCAGCGCACCCGCCACGAAGCGGCAGATCATCCGATCGGGCTTCACCCCGGGGACCCCCACGAGCATCAGCACATACCGCCAGGTGATCCCGGAGCGCTGACCCTTCACCGCGCACCACGCCTTCCGCGCCTGTTCCAGTCGGGCCTCTTCTGCGGCAGCTGCGCGAAAGTCAGCGGTGGTGCCGATCCCCTCGGCGGCGAGAACGCGGGCCGCGTCGCGGATCGCCTCCGCCTTCAAGACCCCGCCGCGTGTGGACGTCCGGTTACGGGTGCCGATCCGCGCCGCCCAGCCGTCGGTACCGTCGCACTCATCGAAGGTGGCCAACAGCTCCGAAGTGCCGTCTGCAGCCGGGTCACCATCCTGCCCGCGGCGGTGGGCCCGGTAGCGGTCGAGCACCTTCACCACGCTGGAGTAGGTGACGCCGGTCGACTGTACGGAGTCGATTACACAGAGGGCCAGACCGTCGCGGTAACCCTTCGGCGTCTCAGCGCCGCGGAACTGCTGGCAGGCAGCCACGAGGGCGGCCAACTGCTCAGCGGTGTGCATCAAGACCACAGCGTCGCACAGAGCACCGAGATGGGCGGGAACCTTCCCAGATTCGTCGCCGTCGCGTCGGGCATGGATGAGACGATCGCGATGTGGCGACGGATCCGAAGCGGCGACAGCTCAAGCGCATCGCCGAGCTGGTCAGCACTTGCCGGCAGTGCCCGGGCATGAACGAGCCCGGGGTGACCGCTTCGGCGCCGGGGTACGGATCGGCACACGCCCCCGTCGCCATCGTCGGGCAGAGCCTCTGCCGCAAGTGCATGGAGTCGGGGATCCCGTTCACCGGCGGCAGCGGGAGCTACATCGACCGGGCGTTGGAACTCGCCGGCCGGGAGAAACGCCAACTGTTCATCACGAACGCGGTGCACTGCCATCCCAAGGATGACCGGAAATCACATCGGTACGAGATCGAGAACTGCCGGCACTTCCTCCACGAGGAGTTGTACGTCGTGTCGCCGCTGCTGATCATCGGGCTAGGCGAAGACGCGGAAAAGGTGCTCTCCGAGCGCTACCCCGACGGGTGCCATCTAGCGTGGCCGTTCGTCAAGCCGCGGACCGTGAAGCAAGACACGACACACCTGCTGTTCCCGGAGCACCCCGGCTCGTTGCGGTTCAAGAAGACGGCCGACCGCGCGTTCTACTCACCGAGTCTCGCCGAGGCGATCGCATGGGGGTTCGAGATCAGATGAGCCGCGCCGACTCCGACGAGCACTACGTCCTCAA is a window from the Mycobacteroides salmoniphilum genome containing:
- a CDS encoding restriction endonuclease subunit S, yielding MPDWPTTTIGEHAERRVEPVKLDPDVEYSSLGIRYGTGVYIRSVKTGRQLRTKMYRARAGDFIYCILDSQRGPFDVLPEDLDGAIVTNKFPTYEVGPGLVPEFLKLTFQRRATLEAIDSARQGAEGRSEWKPDRFEAHRIPFPPRPVQERIVEIIESVDAVRSALEVEAAAVQAARTAILAELLRRRDESWTDSAVGDLGPLTRGKRFVKSDYVDSGIGCIHYSQIHTDFGAVTSEVHSRLPEAMRSKLRFAKPGDLVIAGTSENVEGVLKAVAWLGEDSVAVHDDAYILSHPLEPRFASYLFASPGFREQVQHVYTDTKVVRVSRDNLARLVVPIPPVATQISIADALEAVDRQLRATSVEAERVQTTRAALLDALLTRRVEVVI
- a CDS encoding HsdM family class I SAM-dependent methyltransferase, which gives rise to MAESTTENLFREFYGASTFVEKRDIPKKFGFQSKRAGSTGDGFPDFFKDMGEWLIVVEAKSGEPGLKSDHAAAEADVRSYMTTNAVPHSDIVGIALSGQTQESLRVTHFLRKGDSEEIEELDDVRSLVSLATLTKHYQAAAHGDPFSDAELRRFLIRLNERFHKDSRVRDTERSLFFSALMIALDDPQFRAVYKSQVIPEDTRLVEARYLNDQIVDAVKRQLDKKINSESKMIDWKDRFAFVKTIDIPLGEYKDIIDDIDNRVHQPSKSSVKRDILGRAYKIFLSRAGKMDNKNIILTPDHIKTFMVELARLERDDVVLDTCMGSGGFLMDAMEQLVDKAHGDEERIDRIHDHQLIGLELDAILFALACSNMFLHGDGRSNLLYRDSLVTHGKSFAVAKSDEKLRKYVKSLKPTKCVINPPYENDNPINFTMSAIEYLEDGGRLVIIMPNNTLAKSPNQKAALAILERAKLDFVIDMPQQLFFEQKRGVKTSIFGFTKTANGHDRDALVTFLDMEDDGHQVQVAHGRRDTGRWGALSANALRAVRDGAEDAEARSWRSPIFDADGGLVARGVRPNPWPQTESHDLDEALSNWQEARAEREAAQERMMQILSEAGIGGFDA
- a CDS encoding uracil-DNA glycosylase family protein; its protein translation is MATDPKRRQLKRIAELVSTCRQCPGMNEPGVTASAPGYGSAHAPVAIVGQSLCRKCMESGIPFTGGSGSYIDRALELAGREKRQLFITNAVHCHPKDDRKSHRYEIENCRHFLHEELYVVSPLLIIGLGEDAEKVLSERYPDGCHLAWPFVKPRTVKQDTTHLLFPEHPGSLRFKKTADRAFYSPSLAEAIAWGFEIR